The genomic window AGCAACGTAGCGGCCTTCAGGTTGGCCGGTTTCGCGCTGTCTTTGGACAGCAGCGCGGTGGCGCCGGCCTTCGTGGCCGCCGAAGCCTTCGACATGTGGCCGGAGTCGAAGGGTGGCTGCGGGTCGTATTCGATTGCGAGCTGGATGGCCTTGGCCCTGTTGTCTCCGGCCAACTGCCCGGCCAGCCACAGGGCGAGGTCAAGCCCGGCTGACACACCAGCACTGGTTACGATGTTGTCCTGGTGCACGATTCGTTCGTCGGCTACGGGGACAGCACCAAAAGCCTTGAGCGCCGGAATGGTCAGCCAGTGCGACGTTGCGCGCCGGCCTTGCAGCAGGCCGGCCGCTGCCAGGATCACCGAACCCGAGCACACCGACGTCGTCCAGCGGGCGGTCTGGTGGACTTGACGCAGCCAGTCGAGCAGCGTCTCGTCGCGGGCATGCACCGGAGTCGAAGGACCACCCGGCACGAGAATCACGTCGGGCGACGGGGTTTCGGCCAGCGAGTGGGTAGCACCGAGCACCAGCACACCGGAATCGGCGGTGATGGGGCCAGGTTCGTGCCAGACGAAGCGCACGTCGGCGTCTGGCAGGTTGCGCAGCACTTCGTAGGGACCGATCATGTCCAGCGCGGTGAATCCGGGGTAGGCGACGAATGCGATCTGCGGCATCTGTTCTCCTTAGCTCTTAGGCAAACGCTTTTCGATATTGGTCTGGCGGGATACCGACACGACGAATGAAGTTGCGGCGCATCGTTTCCGCAGTGCCGAAGCCGCAGCGGGCGGCGATGGCCACCACCGTGTCGTCGGTTTCCTCGAGCTGGCGGCGGGCGGCCTCGGTGCGGACACGTTCGACATACTGGCCGGGCGCCTCACCCACTTCGTCGGTGAACACGCGGGTGAAGTGGCGCGGACTCATCGCCGCCCGCTGCGCCAGTTCTTCGATGCTGTGCGCACCACCGGGTTGCGCCTCGATCATCTCTTGCACCTCGCGAATCGAGTTGCGTTTCGCCCGTGGCATCCACACCGGTGCCGCGAATTGCGTCTGTCCGCCGGGGCGGCGCAGATACAGCACCAGCCATCGCGCGACCGTCTGGGCGACTTCGGTGCCGTGGTCGTCCTCGACCAGTGCCAGCGCCAGATCGATGCCCGCGGTCACACCGGCAGCCGTCCATACCGTCCGCGAGCTCCGCACGAAGATCGGATCGCAATCCACGTGCACGGCGGGGAATTGGCGGGCCAATCGGTCGGCGAAAGCCCAATGGGTAGTCGCACGGCAGCCGTCCAGCAATCCGGCTTCGGCCGCCAGAAAGGCACCGGTACACACGGTGACGACGCGCCGGGCGCTGCTGGAAGCGGCTTTGACCCAGGCCATGAACTCCGGATCGCAGCGAGCGGTGTCGACACCGCCGCCGCCGGGCAGCACCAGGGTGTCGACGGGCTCGCCCGGGTCGGGCAGCGGCGCGGAGACGAACGCAAGGCCGGTCGGGGTGGTGACCGGTTGACCGTCGATGGAGGCCAGCTTCACGTCGTAACCGCCACTGGTCAGCAGCGCCGCCGCGGTGAACACCTCATATGGCCCCACGACGTCGAGTGGCTGCACGGCCGGAAAACCGGCAATCAGCACGTTGCGGGCCATGCACTCAGTGTTGGCCACCGACGACCATGTCGTCTACGCCAGACACCCCACGAATTAGGACAGGGCTAGGGGAGCCCTGGCCGAAAGCGTCCGTACCCACCTTGGCAGACTGTGCGCATGGCACAGATAACGCTGCGTGGAAACGCGATCAATACGGTCGGTGAGCTGCCCGCTGTCGGATCTCCCGCCCCGAACTTCAACCTGACCGGCGCGGACCTCGGGTCGGTGAGCAGCGACCAGTACCAAGGGAAGCCGGTGCTGCTCAACATCTTCCCGTCCGTCGACACGCCGGTGTGCGCCACCAGCGTCCGAAAGTTCAACGAGCGTGCCGCCAGCAGCGGTGTGTCTGTGCTGTGCGTGTCCAAGGATCTGCCGTTCGCGCAGAAACGGTTCTGCGGCGCGGAGG from Mycobacterium kubicae includes these protein-coding regions:
- a CDS encoding DJ-1/PfpI family protein, whose protein sequence is MPQIAFVAYPGFTALDMIGPYEVLRNLPDADVRFVWHEPGPITADSGVLVLGATHSLAETPSPDVILVPGGPSTPVHARDETLLDWLRQVHQTARWTTSVCSGSVILAAAGLLQGRRATSHWLTIPALKAFGAVPVADERIVHQDNIVTSAGVSAGLDLALWLAGQLAGDNRAKAIQLAIEYDPQPPFDSGHMSKASAATKAGATALLSKDSAKPANLKAATLLAWDQALAAARSRRRKVAR
- a CDS encoding GlxA family transcriptional regulator — protein: MARNVLIAGFPAVQPLDVVGPYEVFTAAALLTSGGYDVKLASIDGQPVTTPTGLAFVSAPLPDPGEPVDTLVLPGGGGVDTARCDPEFMAWVKAASSSARRVVTVCTGAFLAAEAGLLDGCRATTHWAFADRLARQFPAVHVDCDPIFVRSSRTVWTAAGVTAGIDLALALVEDDHGTEVAQTVARWLVLYLRRPGGQTQFAAPVWMPRAKRNSIREVQEMIEAQPGGAHSIEELAQRAAMSPRHFTRVFTDEVGEAPGQYVERVRTEAARRQLEETDDTVVAIAARCGFGTAETMRRNFIRRVGIPPDQYRKAFA
- the tpx gene encoding thiol peroxidase, which translates into the protein MAQITLRGNAINTVGELPAVGSPAPNFNLTGADLGSVSSDQYQGKPVLLNIFPSVDTPVCATSVRKFNERAASSGVSVLCVSKDLPFAQKRFCGAEGIENVATASAFRDSFGEDYGVTISDGPMAGLLARAVVVISPDGNVAYSELVPEIAEEPNYDAALAAASQ